Proteins from one Sphaeramia orbicularis chromosome 17, fSphaOr1.1, whole genome shotgun sequence genomic window:
- the LOC115437570 gene encoding aquaporin-1-like: MKEMKSWVFWRAVAAEFVGMLIFIVVGIASAIGHPENGAQEVKVSLAFGLAIVTLAHSLGHISGAHLNPAVSLGLLVSCQISLLRFVCYVLAQMLGALAASAIMDGFRPGGTLGVNKLNGVTVGQGFVIEFLATLQLVLCVIAVTDKRRSDVKGSAPLAIGLSVGLGHFAAISFTGCGINPARSFGPAVIRSKMENHWVYWLGPVCGGTAAALIYDFLLYPRSEDFRTRWSVLVNGADNEANPPERREGSPVPGPSQWPK; encoded by the exons ATGAAAGAAATGAAAAGCTGGGTGTTTTGGAGAGCTGTGGCTGCAGAATTTGTGGGGATGCTGATCTTTATAGTGGTTGGCATTGCGTCTGCCATCGGACACCCAGAGAACGGTGCTCAGGAAGTGAAGGTTTCACTAGCCTTCGGTCTGGCTATTGTCACTCTTGCTCACAGTTTGGGGCACATCAGTGGAGCACATCTGAACCCTGCAGTCAGTTTAGGCCTACTGGTCAGCTGTCAGATCAGTCTCCTCAGATTTGTTTGCTACGTCCTGGCTCAGATGCTTGGGGCACTTGCGGCTAGTGCGATAATGGATGGATTCAGGCCCGGGGGAACTCTCGGTGTTAACAAG ctaAATGGAGTGACTGTCGGACAAGGATTCGTCATCGAGTTTCTTGCGACCCTTCAGCTGGTTCTGTGCGTCATCGCAGTGACAGACAAGCGACGGAGTGATGTTAAAGGTTCTGCACCGCTGGCTATCGGGTTGTCGGTGGGACTGGGACACTTTGCAGCT ATAAGTTTCACTGGATGTGGTATCAACCCTGCTCGCTCCTTTGGACCAGCTGTGATACGTAGCAAAATGGAGAATCACTGG GTGTACTGGCTGGGGCCAGTGTGTGGTGGCACAGCAGCAGCTCTCATCTATGATTTTCTTCTGTATCCACGATCAGAAGACTTCAGAACACGCTGGAGTGTCCTGGTTAATGGTGCAGACAATGAAGCTAATCCACCTGAGAGAAGAGAAGGCAGCCCCGTTCCAGGGCCAAGTCAATGGCCAAAATAA